One Candidatus Mikella endobia genomic window carries:
- the miaA gene encoding tRNA (adenosine(37)-N6)-dimethylallyltransferase MiaA yields the protein MNKLNPQAIFLMGPTASGKTKLVITLYKHLPVEIISVDSALIYRGMNIGTAKPNIKEMALVPHRLIDIRDPVDSYSVANFRYDALKEMKKITESGRIPLLVGGTMLYFKALLEGLSLLPQANTEVRYYITNIAKIVSWNTLYWHLKNIDTLAANRIHPHDLQRLSRALEIFLLTGNSLTELIKPQSEVLNYRVHSFAMLPFDRELLYLRIAKRFYLMLATGFENEVSTLFARGDLHKEMSSIRCVGYRQMWSYISNEISYDDMVFRGICATRQLAKRQITWIRRWTNLHVLDSNNPDYVLNKILKIISR from the coding sequence ATGAATAAGCTAAATCCTCAGGCGATTTTTTTAATGGGACCTACAGCTTCTGGAAAGACTAAATTAGTAATAACACTATATAAACATCTTCCAGTAGAGATTATTAGCGTTGATTCTGCATTAATATATCGTGGAATGAATATCGGAACAGCTAAACCTAATATAAAAGAAATGGCGTTAGTACCACATCGTCTAATAGATATCCGCGATCCTGTAGATTCTTATTCAGTAGCAAATTTTCGATATGATGCTCTTAAGGAAATGAAAAAAATTACTGAATCAGGTCGGATACCGTTACTAGTAGGTGGAACTATGCTCTATTTTAAAGCGTTACTAGAAGGATTATCTTTACTGCCTCAGGCAAATACTGAAGTACGTTATTACATTACAAATATAGCAAAAATAGTCAGTTGGAATACATTGTATTGGCATTTAAAAAACATCGATACGCTTGCTGCAAATCGTATTCATCCCCATGATCTACAAAGATTATCTCGAGCACTAGAAATTTTTCTTCTTACAGGTAACTCACTTACAGAACTAATAAAACCACAAAGTGAAGTATTAAATTATCGAGTACATTCATTCGCTATGTTACCATTTGACCGTGAATTATTGTATCTGCGTATTGCAAAAAGATTTTATCTGATGTTAGCTACTGGTTTTGAGAATGAAGTAAGTACACTTTTTGCTAGAGGTGATCTTCATAAGGAAATGTCATCTATTCGATGTGTTGGATATCGTCAGATGTGGTCATATATTTCTAATGAAATCAGTTATGATGATATGGTTTTTCGCGGTATTTGTGCTACACGGCAGCTGGCCAAGCGCCAAATAACATGGATCCGTAGATGGACTAATCTTCATGTTTTAGATAGCAATAATCCTGATTATGTGCTTAACAAAATATTAAAAATTATCAGTAGATAA
- the rlmB gene encoding 23S rRNA (guanosine(2251)-2'-O)-methyltransferase RlmB, whose translation MIRIIYGIHTIQAILKRNPQRFLDIYLLKNHKNHRLHQLIQQLDKNGIVIKIASRQWMDKKTDGAVHQGIIARVYTTEIQFQENDLLVILAQQTTPLLLILDGVIDPHNLGACLRCADAAGVHAVIVPKKRTAPLNATAQKVASGAAETVPLIRVTNLARTLRLLKMHNLWIIGTDNEVDHDLYQSKLTKPLALIMGGENKGMRSLTRKYCDEIISIPMAGTVFSLNVSVAAGICLFEAVRQRNRK comes from the coding sequence ATGATAAGAATTATTTACGGTATTCATACTATACAAGCTATCCTCAAACGGAATCCACAGCGTTTTCTAGATATATATTTATTAAAAAATCATAAAAATCATCGATTACATCAGTTAATACAGCAATTAGATAAAAACGGTATTGTTATCAAGATAGCTAGTCGCCAATGGATGGACAAAAAAACTGATGGTGCGGTACATCAAGGTATTATAGCACGTGTATATACTACTGAAATACAATTTCAAGAGAATGATCTTTTAGTTATATTAGCACAACAAACTACTCCGTTGCTGCTTATTTTAGATGGAGTTATTGATCCGCATAATCTTGGGGCATGTCTACGCTGTGCTGATGCTGCAGGAGTACATGCTGTAATAGTACCCAAAAAACGTACAGCTCCGTTGAATGCTACTGCTCAAAAAGTAGCCAGCGGGGCTGCAGAAACTGTTCCCTTAATTCGAGTAACTAATCTGGCACGTACTTTACGTTTGCTAAAAATGCATAATCTATGGATCATTGGTACTGATAATGAAGTAGATCATGATCTATATCAGAGTAAATTAACTAAACCTTTAGCGCTGATTATGGGGGGAGAAAATAAAGGTATGCGTAGCCTAACTCGTAAATATTGTGATGAAATTATCAGTATACCCATGGCTGGTACTGTTTTTTCTCTCAATGTATCAGTTGCAGCTGGTATATGCTTATTTGAAGCTGTAAGGCAGCGAAATAGAAAATAA
- a CDS encoding YchF/TatD family DNA exonuclease — translation MFLIDSHCHLDQLNYKTLHSNIADVVNKARLHDVKLILAVCTTISKFYEMKSMIGCRNDVLFSCGIHPLNINEPYNFAEMYRLASDKSVIALGETGLDYYYQQNNKAQQQEVFQEHIRLGRILNKPVIVHNRCATEDIIAILCNEKVSECGGVLHCFNADCKTAKKLLDIGFYISFSGIVTFRNAEALRETVRYVPIDKLLLETDSPYLTPVPYRGKENQPAYVFNIAECIAKIKGISLINLATITTNNFCRLFHLDMQFYLNLDTKSNNKFEIK, via the coding sequence ATGTTTTTAATAGATTCTCATTGTCATCTTGATCAATTAAATTATAAAACATTACACAGTAATATAGCTGATGTAGTCAACAAAGCACGATTGCATGATGTGAAATTGATTCTAGCGGTATGTACGACTATATCAAAATTTTATGAGATGAAATCCATGATAGGTTGTCGCAATGATGTGTTATTTTCTTGCGGAATTCATCCATTAAATATCAATGAACCTTATAATTTTGCAGAAATGTATCGATTAGCTTCAGATAAAAGCGTAATAGCGTTAGGTGAAACAGGTTTAGATTACTATTACCAACAGAATAATAAAGCGCAGCAACAAGAGGTTTTTCAAGAACACATTCGTTTGGGACGAATATTAAATAAGCCAGTTATTGTACATAACCGCTGCGCTACAGAAGATATTATTGCTATTCTATGTAATGAAAAAGTTAGTGAATGTGGAGGTGTACTTCATTGTTTTAATGCAGATTGCAAAACAGCTAAAAAATTATTGGATATAGGTTTTTATATTTCTTTTTCTGGAATAGTTACATTCAGAAATGCTGAAGCATTGCGCGAAACTGTACGTTATGTACCTATAGATAAATTATTATTAGAAACAGATTCCCCATATTTAACACCAGTACCTTATCGTGGTAAAGAAAATCAGCCAGCTTATGTGTTTAATATAGCAGAATGTATAGCTAAAATAAAAGGCATTTCATTAATAAATTTAGCTACAATTACTACTAATAATTTTTGTCGTTTATTTCATTTAGATATGCAATTTTACCTTAACCTTGATACTAAATCAAATAATAAATTTGAAATTAAGTGA
- the hfq gene encoding RNA chaperone Hfq, whose amino-acid sequence MVNRQSLQDSFLKALCREHVLVSVYLVNGIKLQGKIEFFDKFVILLKNAVVSQMIYKHAISTIVPLNSVFDYNNLLSDYSDSNYYVSTSTTKSDQIK is encoded by the coding sequence ATGGTTAATAGGCAATCTTTGCAAGATTCTTTTTTGAAAGCATTGTGTCGGGAACACGTACTAGTTTCTGTTTATTTAGTGAATGGAATTAAATTACAAGGTAAGATTGAATTTTTCGATAAGTTTGTCATTTTATTAAAAAATGCAGTAGTTAGCCAAATGATTTATAAACACGCTATTTCTACTATCGTACCGTTAAATTCCGTGTTTGATTATAATAATTTACTTAGTGATTATTCTGATAGTAATTATTATGTTAGTACTTCTACTACTAAAAGTGATCAAATTAAATAA
- a CDS encoding DNA polymerase III subunit delta' C-terminal domain-containing protein, whose protein sequence is MKWYPWLNLPYRQIINCYQKNRRHHALLLHSQQGNGELSLCYAIIRWIMCQHPNDIKSCGICPSCKLMKSGNHPDFYQIEIEKDSKIIGINSINTIIDRVYEYAHQGGFKIVWIPNSDFLTISAATTLLKTIEEPPEDTYFLLGCQQILRLLPTLKSRCLFWSLRAPEEMIGLYWLKQAGYDDLISVHTALRLCHGAILAAEALLQPKRWQERLTLCTALQKAYTKNEFLLLLPSLNKEDNEPLYWLLSFLSDALKWPYNGGEKEFLVNYDNTFLVKSLTERYSILVLHSQWQQGLYCIRQLQEISGINREILLTNYLLNWEHGIIDNYNYSF, encoded by the coding sequence ATGAAATGGTATCCATGGTTAAATTTACCCTATAGACAGATTATAAATTGTTATCAGAAAAATCGTCGACATCATGCTTTGTTACTTCATAGTCAGCAAGGTAATGGAGAGTTATCATTATGTTATGCCATTATTCGCTGGATTATGTGTCAGCATCCGAATGATATTAAAAGCTGTGGTATTTGCCCCAGCTGCAAACTGATGAAATCAGGAAATCATCCTGATTTTTATCAAATTGAAATAGAAAAAGATAGTAAAATAATAGGAATAAACAGTATTAATACTATTATTGACCGAGTATATGAATATGCTCATCAGGGAGGATTTAAAATAGTATGGATACCAAATAGCGATTTTTTAACTATATCAGCAGCTACTACATTATTAAAAACTATTGAAGAGCCCCCAGAAGATACTTATTTTTTACTAGGATGCCAACAAATATTACGGTTATTACCAACACTTAAAAGCAGATGTTTATTTTGGTCGCTAAGAGCTCCAGAAGAAATGATCGGTCTCTATTGGTTAAAGCAAGCTGGTTATGATGATCTTATTTCTGTCCATACTGCGCTGCGATTATGTCACGGTGCTATACTTGCAGCAGAAGCATTATTACAACCTAAAAGATGGCAAGAAAGGTTAACTTTATGTACCGCATTACAAAAAGCTTATACTAAAAATGAATTCTTATTACTATTGCCCTCTTTAAATAAAGAGGATAACGAACCGTTATATTGGTTGCTTAGTTTTTTAAGTGATGCATTAAAATGGCCATATAATGGAGGCGAAAAAGAATTTTTAGTTAATTACGATAATACATTCTTAGTAAAATCACTAACAGAACGATATTCAATTCTTGTATTGCACTCACAGTGGCAACAGGGATTATATTGTATACGTCAATTGCAAGAAATAAGTGGTATTAATCGAGAAATATTGCTAACTAATTACTTGCTTAATTGGGAACATGGTATTATAGACAATTATAATTATTCATTTTAA